The Fragaria vesca subsp. vesca linkage group LG2, FraVesHawaii_1.0, whole genome shotgun sequence genome includes a window with the following:
- the LOC101300695 gene encoding uncharacterized protein LOC101300695 produces MMMFVAALQIQDLEDEDSQWGGSSKGRSYTARNREIMDQRLKTLYFTDPCKYEPNIFRRRYRMQPWVFDRIMSDVANYDPYFVQRRDATGRVGLSNEQKLTCAMRQLTYVVTADFFDDYIDIAKSTAIEILEHFTIAIWNVYHEHYLRRPTPADLRRLLDKAVERGFPGMIGSLDCSLNDINVLGQSPLFNDVSCSETPHVSYEVQNRHYGQCYYLVDGIYPKWAGFVQAIKNPRTLQTKHFTRMQEAYRKDVERAFGIFQARWAIIRGPARGWSTENLQFIMMTCIILHNMIVEDEHDEDACS; encoded by the exons ATGATGATGTTTGTTGCTGCCTTGCAAATCCAAGATCTAGAAGATGAGGATTCACAATGGGGTGGTTCTTCGAAAGGTCGTTCGTATACTGCCAGAAACAGAGAGATCATGGATCAACGTCTGAAAACTCTATACTTCACAGATCCATGCAAGTACGAACCAAATATATTTCGTAGGCGATACAGAATGCAACCTTGGGTCTTTGACAGGATAATGAGTGATGTGGCCAACTACGATCCATATTTTGTTCAAAGAAGAGATGCGACTGGGAGAGTCGGCCTATCCAATGAACAAAAGCTTACATGCGCCATGAGACAACTCACATATGTGGTCACAGCCGACTTCTTTGATGATTACATAGATATTGCAAAATCCACTGCCATCGAGATTTTGGAACACTTCACCATAGCAATATGGAATGTGTACCATGAGCATTACCTTCGCCGACCAACACCGGCAGATCTGCGACGGCTTCTCGACAAGGCAGTAGAAAGAGGATTTCCGGGAATGATCGGGAGCCTCGATT GTTCCCTAAACGATATTAATGTCCTTGGACAGTCACCTTTGTTTAATGATGTGTCTTGTAGTGAAACTCCTCATGTGAGCTATGAAGTACAAAATAGGCATTATGGGCAATGTTATTACCTTGTTGATGGCATTTACCCAAAATGGGCCGGATTTGTTCAAGCAATCAAAAACCCGAGGACATTGCAGACAAAACATTTCACAAGGATGCAAGAAGCATACAGAAAAGATGTGGAGAGAGCTTTTGGTATTTTTCAAGCTCGTTGGGCAATCATAAGAGGGCCAGCTCGTGGATGGAGTACGGAGAATCTTCAGTTCATTATGATGACGTGCATTATCTTGCATAATATGATTGTTGAAGATGAGCATGATGAAGATGCATGCAGCTGA